The Mycoplasma sp. 1654_15 genome contains a region encoding:
- the tsaD gene encoding tRNA (adenosine(37)-N6)-threonylcarbamoyltransferase complex transferase subunit TsaD: protein MKIQNKYFLAIESSHDDACIAVLQGYKVIFMFSISQIDVHQKYGGTIPELASREHTKNLAIILDQLKAVFDISKVDYVFYTKEPGLLGSLQLGYLFAKAISLVINKPILPINHLIGHFWSAFIEEIEEKEENINQLDIKFPVLALLVSGGHSQFFYAKNDTDIQIIGKTQDDALGEIYDKIARRLKLGFPGGPVIDKLNKQNPDLNVEKYFSIPITDNVYDLSFSGIKTQVINRINNLENQGKIVNSAQISVDFQKSIIKYLKMKIDNILKDFKDIKTISLVGGVAANSELRNLILSYKNEGFITKIPPLKYCTDNSAMIGYAGINLLKK, encoded by the coding sequence ATGAAAATTCAAAATAAATATTTTTTAGCTATTGAATCATCTCACGATGACGCATGTATTGCTGTTTTGCAAGGATACAAAGTTATTTTTATGTTTAGCATTAGTCAAATTGATGTTCACCAAAAATATGGAGGAACTATTCCTGAACTAGCTTCGAGAGAACATACAAAGAATTTAGCCATCATTTTAGATCAGTTAAAAGCAGTCTTTGATATATCAAAAGTAGATTATGTTTTTTATACAAAAGAACCTGGTTTACTAGGTAGTCTACAATTGGGTTATCTCTTTGCAAAAGCAATTTCTCTTGTAATTAATAAACCAATTTTGCCTATCAATCATTTAATAGGGCATTTTTGGTCTGCTTTTATAGAAGAAATAGAAGAAAAAGAAGAAAATATTAATCAATTAGATATAAAATTCCCTGTCTTAGCTTTGTTAGTTTCTGGAGGACATAGCCAGTTCTTTTATGCTAAAAATGACACCGATATTCAAATTATAGGTAAAACTCAAGATGATGCGCTTGGTGAAATTTATGACAAAATTGCAAGACGATTAAAATTAGGTTTTCCAGGAGGTCCAGTTATTGATAAGTTAAACAAACAAAATCCTGATTTGAATGTAGAAAAATATTTTTCTATTCCTATAACTGATAACGTTTACGATCTTTCATTTAGTGGTATCAAAACTCAAGTAATTAATCGAATAAATAATCTTGAAAATCAAGGAAAAATTGTTAATTCTGCTCAGATAAGTGTAGATTTTCAAAAAAGTATAATTAAATATTTAAAGATGAAAATTGACAATATTTTGAAGGATTTTAAAGATATAAAGACAATTTCATTAGTTGGTGGGGTTGCTGCTAATTCAGAGTTAAGAAATTTGATTTTAAGCTATAAAAATGAAGGATTTATTACTAAAATTCCCCCTTTAAAATATTGTACAGATAATTCAGCTATGATTGGTTATGCAGGTATTAATTTACTTAAAAAATAA
- a CDS encoding lysylphosphatidylglycerol synthase transmembrane domain-containing protein, whose amino-acid sequence MNSIYTNKINYQTSSKNKTNDLESYFISTLKIQNSKILAPVGILENEWNEENVFNFAMKLKHFLLLHKQKIKLMLYCNKSEITTVFGSIISSVLSEETKIEVFLYDKDTNFSLQQYKSEFIQFDFDFFISLDVFQYKKKDYVELQIKQEELKPLDSEQISYLNSLENEVFQEKWSIEKLKNNNQAKILNPIEIKQNIEKNANFLLSLQENFKFKFGIFNNLNDDSKVAIDYFKKNNIDNIKSLSWSSKNNNLFNKFNKKIIWKKLTKRVEKNTDFIFWIKDKNIDILYKNKRFFEYLSTNELQLICLEYLRKFFINNREVKFIVNLESLDYVKTFLKEHFQEQIVFYSNQNQEEYLIQKYSKQQVFLFNQQNFFFFNNKENTDYSLTSQALFYIRVLEALKEENDCFLKQIDNLKTKYNFQPIYQFKQRLNYDNFRNFIHKLNEEKVLVDLTIKSVKFLEAISSENEEKIKIVLDKNTIIYFLYNKIKRTLKTTIISDLTKQNYKDAIINENEIKKEIKTLSKHELQKQQNKKNALKAFVLASVIVVILFFLFYQVYKITNQDVGQSFSSLLNGFYDVFLTNLKKRVFILFIVIYYIFFSLGNGFLMYRIMKKLHIPIKFRHISMSLFLGVFMANSTPFYFGGEIIQYWYLQKKGYKLRKILSAFTYAAFLHQIFILIYSLIMLPLGFYFYKDNLLVFDSVDKIILFVWLIFNIFINLFVTLIILVLSIWTKLQHKAILVFIWLLSFNPVQIIEDKSRLNYFLQAEAELFRKNFYFVIKDFKFFLETLFYKAIVFSLINMNFFILLRTTQTAIEKSLHPELYNNVFDFVGYIKFLSGTNILIMSNNLNPTPSGLGSIDLISLMVFKNYFPVANSDPTIAQEGDYYLKVFNFSGRVLTWLIPYISSGVFLIIVWIGEKRLEKYRTIRHAISLNPEIKNKVKRTYSIYFKVTYSIVAVVVISLLLTILFF is encoded by the coding sequence ATGAATAGTATTTATACTAACAAAATAAATTATCAAACTTCTTCCAAAAATAAAACAAATGATTTGGAATCGTATTTTATATCAACTTTAAAAATTCAAAACTCTAAGATTTTAGCCCCAGTTGGAATTTTAGAAAATGAATGAAACGAAGAAAATGTCTTTAATTTTGCTATGAAATTAAAGCATTTTTTATTGTTGCATAAGCAAAAAATTAAATTAATGCTTTATTGTAATAAAAGCGAAATTACAACTGTTTTTGGAAGTATCATCTCTAGTGTTTTATCTGAAGAAACAAAAATAGAAGTATTTTTATATGATAAGGACACTAATTTTTCGCTTCAACAATATAAATCTGAATTTATACAATTTGACTTTGATTTTTTTATTAGTTTAGATGTATTTCAGTACAAGAAAAAAGATTATGTTGAATTACAAATTAAGCAAGAAGAGCTAAAACCTTTAGACTCTGAACAAATTAGTTATTTAAATTCTTTAGAAAATGAAGTTTTTCAAGAAAAATGAAGTATTGAGAAGTTAAAAAATAATAATCAAGCAAAAATATTAAATCCTATAGAAATCAAGCAAAATATAGAGAAAAATGCAAATTTTCTTTTGTCATTGCAGGAAAATTTCAAGTTCAAATTTGGTATTTTTAATAACTTAAATGATGATAGCAAAGTAGCTATTGATTATTTTAAAAAAAATAATATTGATAATATAAAATCATTGTCTTGAAGCTCAAAAAACAATAATTTATTTAACAAATTTAACAAAAAAATTATTTGAAAAAAACTTACAAAAAGGGTTGAAAAAAATACAGATTTTATCTTCTGAATTAAAGATAAAAATATTGATATTTTGTATAAAAATAAACGCTTTTTTGAATATCTAAGCACAAACGAATTACAACTTATTTGTTTGGAATATTTAAGAAAATTTTTTATAAACAATAGGGAAGTTAAATTTATTGTTAATCTTGAAAGTCTTGATTATGTAAAGACTTTTTTAAAAGAACATTTCCAAGAGCAAATAGTTTTTTATTCTAATCAGAATCAAGAAGAATATTTAATTCAAAAATATTCTAAACAACAAGTATTTTTATTTAATCAACAAAACTTTTTTTTCTTCAATAATAAAGAAAATACAGATTATAGTTTAACTTCACAGGCACTATTTTATATTAGAGTTTTAGAAGCTTTAAAAGAAGAAAATGATTGCTTTTTAAAACAAATCGATAATTTAAAAACTAAATATAATTTTCAACCTATATATCAATTTAAGCAGCGTCTAAATTATGATAATTTTAGAAATTTTATTCATAAACTTAATGAAGAAAAAGTGTTAGTAGATTTAACAATAAAAAGTGTTAAGTTTTTAGAAGCAATTTCTTCAGAAAATGAAGAAAAAATTAAGATTGTTCTAGATAAAAATACTATTATTTACTTTTTGTATAACAAGATAAAAAGAACTTTAAAAACTACAATAATATCTGATTTAACAAAACAAAATTATAAAGATGCTATCATCAATGAAAATGAAATAAAAAAAGAAATTAAGACATTATCAAAACATGAACTTCAAAAACAACAAAACAAGAAAAACGCTTTAAAAGCATTTGTTTTAGCTTCAGTAATTGTTGTTATTTTGTTTTTTTTATTTTACCAGGTTTATAAAATAACAAATCAAGATGTTGGACAGTCATTTAGTTCTTTATTAAATGGATTTTATGATGTTTTTTTAACTAATTTAAAAAAGCGTGTATTTATTTTATTCATAGTTATATATTATATTTTCTTCTCGCTTGGAAATGGTTTTTTAATGTATAGAATTATGAAAAAACTTCATATTCCTATCAAATTTAGACATATTTCAATGTCATTATTTTTAGGAGTGTTTATGGCTAACTCAACGCCTTTTTATTTTGGTGGAGAAATTATTCAGTATTGATATTTACAAAAAAAAGGTTATAAACTAAGAAAGATTCTGTCAGCTTTTACTTATGCTGCTTTTTTACACCAAATTTTTATATTAATTTATTCTTTAATAATGTTGCCCTTAGGTTTTTATTTTTACAAAGATAACTTATTGGTATTTGACAGTGTAGACAAAATTATTCTTTTTGTTTGGCTAATTTTTAACATTTTTATTAATTTATTTGTTACTTTAATTATTTTAGTTTTATCCATCTGAACTAAATTACAACACAAAGCAATATTAGTTTTTATTTGATTATTATCCTTCAATCCAGTTCAAATTATTGAAGATAAAAGTAGATTAAATTATTTTTTACAAGCAGAGGCTGAATTATTTAGGAAAAACTTTTATTTCGTTATCAAAGACTTTAAATTCTTTTTGGAAACCTTGTTTTATAAAGCAATTGTATTTTCTTTGATAAATATGAATTTTTTTATCTTATTAAGAACAACACAGACAGCTATAGAAAAAAGTTTACATCCAGAGCTTTATAATAATGTCTTTGATTTTGTAGGTTATATAAAATTCTTATCTGGAACTAATATTTTGATAATGTCTAATAATTTAAATCCAACGCCTAGTGGACTAGGTTCAATTGATTTAATTTCTTTAATGGTATTTAAAAACTACTTTCCTGTAGCAAATTCAGATCCTACAATTGCTCAAGAAGGTGATTATTATCTAAAAGTCTTTAATTTTTCAGGCAGAGTTCTAACTTGATTAATTCCTTATATTTCTTCAGGTGTGTTTTTAATAATTGTTTGAATAGGTGAAAAAAGGCTTGAAAAATATAGAACTATTCGGCATGCTATTAGTTTAAATCCTGAAATAAAAAATAAAGTAAAAAGAACATATTCTATTTACTTTAAAGTTACTTATTCAATAGTTGCTGTTGTAGTCATTTCTTTATTGCTTACAATATTATTTTTTTAA
- the scpB gene encoding SMC-Scp complex subunit ScpB, with amino-acid sequence MKYRVIEALLYIQGEQGLTSEQLQQSLKLDKVNEARKILKDYMIKFNRENRGITIVEFNDVFKFVTAKDVKPFLIDFVSNERKYKLTNSAIEVAAIIAYKQPVTRSMINQIRGGKISDSIVGSLLAKGIVEELGNAPTVGNPILYGVTNKFFDYFKLRSLKDLPKFKEFDYFVADNNADEVVQKEAEAFDLYSSQREEDSFDE; translated from the coding sequence ATGAAATATAGAGTTATTGAAGCTTTATTATACATTCAAGGTGAACAAGGTTTAACTTCAGAACAATTACAACAGTCTTTAAAACTAGATAAAGTCAATGAAGCTAGAAAAATTTTAAAAGACTATATGATTAAATTTAACAGAGAAAATAGAGGAATAACTATTGTAGAGTTTAATGATGTTTTTAAATTTGTTACAGCAAAAGATGTAAAACCATTTTTAATTGATTTTGTAAGTAATGAAAGAAAATACAAACTAACAAATTCAGCAATTGAAGTCGCTGCTATAATAGCCTACAAACAACCAGTTACTCGTTCAATGATAAATCAAATTAGGGGTGGGAAGATTTCAGATTCAATTGTTGGTTCTTTATTAGCAAAAGGAATAGTAGAAGAATTGGGAAATGCGCCTACAGTAGGAAATCCAATTTTATATGGAGTAACTAATAAATTTTTTGACTATTTTAAATTAAGATCGCTAAAAGATTTACCTAAATTTAAAGAATTTGATTATTTTGTTGCAGATAATAATGCAGATGAAGTAGTTCAAAAAGAAGCTGAAGCATTTGATCTTTATAGTTCACAAAGAGAAGAAGATTCTTTTGATGAATAG
- a CDS encoding segregation/condensation protein A has product MFLNQELNIQIKNYDGPLDLLLDLVRSKKIEIKDVDVVELADQYIKIIDHLKDKNIKLASEYLVIAATLIYIKARALLIDKTDEVDEELEIDKNKILAMLYEYQQIKAIAEMLREQLEHRNNYFEKQASSYADYKRKREDSKLDGKSSQMKLIEILRMMFERNSAKEKIQIKTDNVHVNPEEQSNYVLNLLKEHDMLDFEEVFALPTLKHFSITLISVLEMAKKHILHLKQEKQFGDIKIYKGGEENEI; this is encoded by the coding sequence ATGTTTTTAAATCAAGAATTAAATATCCAAATTAAAAATTATGATGGACCTTTAGATTTATTACTAGATCTTGTAAGAAGTAAAAAGATAGAAATCAAAGATGTTGATGTTGTCGAATTAGCTGATCAGTATATAAAAATCATCGATCATTTAAAAGATAAAAATATTAAATTAGCTTCAGAATATTTAGTAATTGCTGCTACTTTAATTTACATTAAAGCAAGAGCTTTATTAATTGATAAAACTGATGAAGTTGATGAAGAATTAGAAATAGATAAAAATAAAATTTTGGCAATGCTTTATGAATATCAACAAATAAAAGCAATTGCAGAAATGCTTAGAGAACAACTAGAACATAGAAATAATTACTTTGAAAAACAAGCAAGTAGTTATGCTGATTACAAAAGAAAAAGAGAAGATTCAAAATTAGATGGAAAGTCTTCTCAAATGAAGCTAATTGAGATCTTAAGGATGATGTTTGAAAGAAACTCTGCAAAAGAAAAAATTCAAATTAAAACTGATAATGTGCATGTAAATCCTGAAGAACAAAGCAATTATGTCTTGAATCTTTTAAAAGAACATGATATGCTTGATTTTGAAGAAGTTTTTGCACTTCCTACGCTAAAACACTTTTCTATTACATTAATATCAGTATTAGAAATGGCTAAAAAACATATACTACATTTAAAACAAGAAAAACAATTTGGTGATATAAAAATTTACAAAGGTGGAGAAGAAAATGAAATATAG
- a CDS encoding lysophospholipid acyltransferase family protein, producing MIIKLKLVLWSWLWAYRINKIRSLSTKHIKKKKELAPYFRSSLILKYAKSLLKLFNVKVVIKGYENIQKTPAMIVANHASNADSLFVYLALEKQNKDEQDKENVLTFLAKKELQDKKVTKWILQLIDTFFIDRQKIKESFATLVDFGKFVREKKTYGVVFPEGTRTEDGNIQNFKIGAFKIAKKNYLPIIPITINNSGAAFDTNRKEKLTVEVIIHKPIKATFVSSQPAEALALKSKNIIEQSYIINPSEKQIKKARK from the coding sequence ATGATAATTAAATTAAAACTTGTATTATGAAGCTGATTATGAGCTTATAGAATCAACAAAATTAGATCACTTTCAACTAAACATATAAAGAAAAAGAAAGAACTTGCACCTTATTTTAGATCTAGCTTAATTTTAAAATATGCAAAATCTTTACTAAAACTTTTTAATGTCAAAGTGGTTATAAAAGGTTATGAAAATATACAAAAAACACCAGCAATGATAGTGGCAAATCATGCTTCAAATGCTGATTCATTATTTGTATATTTAGCTTTAGAAAAACAAAATAAAGATGAACAAGATAAAGAAAATGTCTTAACTTTTTTAGCAAAAAAAGAATTACAAGATAAAAAAGTAACAAAATGAATCTTGCAACTAATTGATACTTTCTTTATAGATAGGCAAAAAATTAAAGAATCATTTGCAACTTTAGTAGATTTTGGTAAGTTTGTACGTGAGAAAAAAACTTATGGAGTTGTGTTTCCAGAAGGAACAAGAACAGAGGATGGAAATATTCAAAATTTCAAGATTGGTGCATTTAAAATTGCAAAGAAAAATTATTTACCTATAATTCCTATCACTATTAATAATTCAGGTGCAGCTTTTGATACCAATAGAAAAGAGAAACTTACTGTCGAAGTTATTATTCACAAACCTATTAAGGCAACATTTGTTTCCTCCCAACCTGCAGAAGCACTAGCTCTAAAATCTAAAAATATTATTGAACAATCTTATATAATTAATCCTTCAGAAAAACAAATTAAAAAGGCAAGAAAATAA
- a CDS encoding 4'-phosphopantetheinyl transferase superfamily protein, which produces MIGIDITNKQRFKNKSEAFVKKILHNEEFLKYCLLNAEEEKLNFIATRWAIKEALFKCDNSFFNFNKINLKYNERKYFIENFENQFFITTSNEENIVVAVVMKVKE; this is translated from the coding sequence ATGATAGGAATTGATATCACGAATAAACAAAGATTTAAGAATAAATCAGAAGCTTTTGTAAAAAAAATACTTCATAATGAAGAATTTTTAAAATATTGTTTACTAAATGCGGAGGAAGAAAAGCTAAATTTTATAGCTACTCGTTGGGCAATTAAAGAGGCTTTATTTAAATGTGATAATTCTTTTTTTAATTTTAATAAAATTAATTTAAAATATAATGAAAGAAAATACTTCATAGAAAATTTTGAAAATCAATTTTTCATTACTACTTCAAATGAAGAAAACATTGTAGTAGCTGTGGTTATGAAGGTCAAGGAATAA
- the recU gene encoding Holliday junction resolvase RecU — protein sequence MIVKNKGMILEKIINLTIDFYWKNNIAICHKKNLDIQFKKVNENLKLDKSYISKKSTVDYYGIYKGIFLAFEAKSTNENRLNLNIIPKHQINYLKKIKQHFGCAFFIILFKTDERFFLISIDKIDFEKQKSLTIDYLSKNGFELILTYPGIIDFVEFIDKML from the coding sequence ATGATAGTAAAAAACAAAGGAATGATCTTAGAAAAAATTATTAACTTAACAATCGACTTTTATTGAAAAAATAATATAGCAATTTGTCATAAGAAAAACTTAGATATTCAATTTAAAAAAGTAAATGAAAATTTAAAGCTAGACAAAAGCTATATTTCTAAAAAAAGCACAGTTGATTATTATGGTATATACAAAGGAATTTTTTTAGCATTTGAAGCAAAAAGTACAAACGAAAACAGATTAAACTTAAACATCATTCCAAAGCATCAAATAAACTATTTAAAAAAAATTAAACAACATTTTGGTTGTGCTTTCTTTATCATTTTATTTAAAACAGATGAACGTTTTTTCTTGATCAGTATTGATAAAATTGACTTTGAAAAACAAAAATCTTTAACAATTGACTACTTAAGTAAAAATGGCTTTGAACTTATTTTAACTTATCCTGGAATTATTGACTTTGTCGAATTTATAGATAAAATGCTGTAA
- the rpsB gene encoding 30S ribosomal protein S2, which translates to MTAKSENLKPEKEIKTKSAEHNSANEQNKEQTQQTEATPIVSKQKLLEAGTYFGHKASQWHPKMQSYILKKPKNGTHILDVVKTQKTLEIAYQLIHKLASKGASFIFVGTKKQAKKVVEAQAERTNSIFVSERWLGGTLTNKKTILSRLKQMQELEVHAENNFSNYTKKEGVLMAKKLAKLQKNLNGIRGLKFINNDKLIMLVADPNKDIIAIKEAKKAKVKVIGIMDSNTDPSLLDFGIPANDDSVKSITLIFTILADAIATAKGGKALFAYQPTESIVLPEDPDKEQKAINKFKKFSADAQNQIHQKNFTARVKPEAHSKEKEENKEQKQGE; encoded by the coding sequence ATGACAGCAAAATCTGAAAACTTAAAACCAGAAAAAGAAATCAAAACAAAATCAGCTGAACATAATTCAGCAAATGAACAAAACAAAGAACAAACACAACAAACAGAAGCTACTCCTATTGTTTCAAAACAAAAACTTTTAGAAGCAGGAACATATTTTGGACACAAAGCTTCACAATGACATCCAAAAATGCAATCCTACATTTTAAAAAAACCTAAAAATGGAACACACATTTTAGATGTTGTTAAAACTCAAAAAACACTTGAAATTGCTTACCAATTAATTCACAAATTAGCTTCAAAAGGAGCTTCATTTATTTTTGTTGGTACAAAAAAACAAGCTAAAAAAGTTGTAGAAGCACAAGCAGAAAGAACTAATTCAATTTTCGTTTCAGAAAGATGATTAGGTGGAACTTTAACAAACAAAAAAACAATTTTATCTAGATTAAAACAAATGCAAGAATTAGAAGTGCATGCTGAAAATAATTTCAGTAATTACACCAAAAAAGAAGGTGTTTTAATGGCTAAAAAACTTGCTAAGTTACAAAAAAACTTAAATGGTATTAGAGGATTGAAATTCATAAATAATGATAAGTTAATTATGTTAGTAGCAGATCCAAACAAAGATATTATTGCTATTAAAGAAGCTAAAAAAGCTAAAGTAAAAGTAATAGGAATTATGGACTCTAACACCGATCCATCTTTATTGGATTTTGGAATTCCAGCAAATGATGATTCTGTTAAATCAATAACTTTAATCTTTACAATATTAGCAGATGCTATTGCAACAGCTAAAGGAGGTAAAGCTTTATTTGCTTACCAACCTACAGAAAGCATTGTTCTTCCAGAAGATCCTGACAAAGAACAAAAAGCTATAAATAAATTTAAAAAATTCAGCGCAGATGCACAAAATCAAATTCACCAAAAAAACTTCACTGCAAGAGTAAAACCAGAAGCTCATTCAAAAGAAAAAGAAGAAAATAAAGAACAAAAACAAGGAGAATAA
- the tsf gene encoding translation elongation factor Ts, whose amino-acid sequence MSADLMQKIKKLREITDAPFIDCKKALEQTGADLDKAIAWLQENGKTKALKKADRIAAEGLVFATKNQTHGVIVELNSETDFVAKNKNFVELLHLVSETLLENDFSSEQEAFKLKTKLGKTIEDSITDATATIGEKISLRRFKKVAIKPEEQLGVYIHHNGQIAAIVLIKSQKEQVAKNIAMHVAALNPEFIFIKDVPQEQIKKLENEFKASPALAGKPEKIQENILRGMMNKELGKFVLVAQEFALESQYTVQKYLEANNSELLEVVRFEVGEGIEKQSVDFAQEVAAQIKENQK is encoded by the coding sequence ATGTCAGCAGATTTAATGCAAAAAATAAAAAAGTTAAGAGAAATTACAGATGCACCTTTTATAGATTGTAAAAAAGCTTTAGAGCAAACTGGTGCAGATTTAGACAAAGCTATCGCTTGATTACAAGAAAACGGAAAAACCAAAGCTCTTAAAAAAGCAGATAGAATCGCTGCAGAAGGTTTAGTTTTTGCAACTAAAAACCAAACACATGGAGTTATTGTAGAACTAAATTCTGAAACAGATTTTGTTGCAAAAAACAAAAATTTTGTTGAATTACTTCACTTAGTATCAGAAACTTTATTAGAAAATGATTTTTCTTCAGAACAAGAAGCTTTTAAATTAAAAACAAAATTAGGTAAAACTATTGAAGATTCAATTACAGATGCAACAGCAACTATTGGAGAAAAAATTTCTTTAAGAAGATTTAAAAAAGTTGCTATTAAACCAGAAGAACAACTAGGAGTTTACATTCACCACAATGGACAAATAGCAGCAATAGTTTTAATTAAATCTCAAAAAGAACAAGTTGCTAAAAATATTGCAATGCATGTAGCAGCTTTAAATCCAGAATTTATATTTATAAAAGATGTTCCACAAGAACAAATTAAAAAATTAGAAAATGAATTCAAAGCCTCTCCAGCATTAGCAGGTAAACCAGAAAAAATTCAAGAAAATATCCTAAGAGGTATGATGAACAAAGAATTAGGTAAATTTGTTTTAGTAGCTCAAGAATTTGCTTTAGAATCACAATACACAGTACAAAAATATTTAGAAGCTAATAATTCTGAATTATTGGAAGTTGTAAGATTTGAAGTAGGTGAAGGAATTGAAAAACAATCAGTAGATTTTGCTCAAGAAGTAGCAGCTCAAATAAAAGAGAATCAAAAATAA
- the ffh gene encoding signal recognition particle protein codes for MLDFLSKRFQKSFAKMNAKTTLKEEDLNEVIREIKLALLEADVNLLIVKDFIKEIKEKALATEITTTLNPQQQFIKIVNENLVKVLGEKPKQIKYNKPIEKIVLVGLQGSGKTTTVAKLAHFSLRKKHINKPLLIAADIYRPAAIEQLIQLGKQINIPVFSQKDSSPQEIVSAGLEFAKDNEFDLVIIDTAGRLSIDEKLMQELQDIEKTAKPHEIFFVADALSGQDIINVAKTFNEHISLTGSIITKLDSDARGGAALSLTKLLKIPIVFIGTGEKITNFDLFYPDRMASRILGMGDVLSLIEKAEEVIDKDQIGKIGKKIFSGNFNLDDLLNSLYQIQKLGKMTKIIKLIPGMADKINSDQITEAEKKIKLYEILISSMTMEERKKPKLLKNDSRKRRILKGSGRSSQEFNRLLNEFEQMSKKMKEISQNKGGIFNSMMQNKF; via the coding sequence ATGTTAGATTTTTTAAGTAAAAGATTTCAAAAATCATTTGCTAAAATGAATGCTAAGACTACACTTAAGGAAGAAGACTTAAATGAAGTTATTAGAGAAATCAAATTAGCATTATTAGAAGCTGACGTTAATTTATTGATTGTTAAAGATTTTATCAAGGAAATTAAAGAAAAAGCTTTAGCAACAGAGATTACTACTACATTAAATCCACAACAACAATTTATTAAGATAGTAAATGAAAATTTAGTAAAAGTCTTAGGTGAAAAACCAAAACAAATTAAGTATAACAAACCGATTGAAAAAATAGTTTTAGTAGGTCTTCAAGGTTCTGGTAAGACAACTACAGTAGCAAAATTAGCTCATTTTTCACTTCGTAAAAAACATATTAACAAACCATTACTAATTGCTGCTGATATTTATCGTCCAGCTGCTATTGAACAACTAATCCAATTAGGAAAACAAATTAATATTCCTGTATTTTCGCAAAAAGATAGCTCACCACAAGAAATTGTTAGTGCAGGATTAGAATTTGCAAAAGATAATGAGTTTGATTTAGTTATTATAGATACAGCCGGAAGACTTTCTATTGATGAAAAATTAATGCAAGAATTACAAGATATAGAAAAAACTGCTAAACCACATGAAATTTTCTTTGTAGCAGATGCACTTTCTGGTCAGGACATAATAAATGTTGCTAAAACATTTAATGAACATATTTCTTTAACTGGTTCCATTATTACTAAATTAGATTCAGATGCAAGAGGTGGAGCTGCTCTTTCATTAACTAAGCTGTTAAAAATTCCAATAGTGTTTATTGGAACAGGTGAAAAAATTACAAATTTTGATTTATTTTATCCAGACAGAATGGCTTCAAGAATTTTAGGAATGGGAGATGTCCTTTCTTTAATCGAGAAGGCAGAAGAAGTAATTGATAAAGATCAAATAGGAAAAATCGGTAAAAAAATTTTTTCAGGTAACTTTAATTTAGATGATTTACTAAATAGTTTATACCAAATACAAAAACTGGGTAAGATGACTAAAATAATTAAACTTATTCCAGGTATGGCAGATAAAATAAATTCAGATCAAATTACAGAAGCAGAAAAGAAAATCAAACTTTATGAAATTTTGATTTCTTCTATGACTATGGAAGAAAGAAAAAAACCTAAATTATTAAAAAACGATTCAAGAAAAAGAAGGATTTTAAAAGGTTCAGGAAGAAGTTCACAAGAATTTAATAGACTTTTAAATGAATTCGAACAAATGTCTAAAAAAATGAAGGAAATATCGCAAAACAAAGGCGGTATTTTCAATTCAATGATGCAAAATAAATTTTAA